A portion of the Juglans microcarpa x Juglans regia isolate MS1-56 chromosome 1D, Jm3101_v1.0, whole genome shotgun sequence genome contains these proteins:
- the LOC121268715 gene encoding mediator of RNA polymerase II transcription subunit 12 isoform X4, giving the protein MQYLLDEFFSRNNFHSIPHGRDRSTQVPYAGSLQHRSDLSSTVLDGEEPSLHFKWWYMARLLQWHHAEGLLLPSLIIDWVLNQLQEKDFLEILQFLLPIIYGVLETVVLSQTYVRSLAGVAIRFIREPSPGGSDLVDNSRKAYTTSALVEMLRYLILAVPDTFVALDCFPLPPYVVSHAVNDGNFISKVSADAEKKKNGSAEVASLFKSKAIDAQYQSLAFDHVVSSIQKRANNLATAARPGYPGRSLAKAVQSLDKSLVHGDVRGACKFLFEDHCDGAIAEGWIAEVSRCLRSSLKWIGTVTLSFVCSVFFLCEWATCDYRDFRTVPPDNLKFSGRKDFCEVYIAIRILKLKVKDLQSSSRGKSGNALGISGVGRGSSQQNSGRTSVGNVFEINDSLRSVDRSCVKSDIFDSPGPLHDIIVCWIDQHEVRNGEGCKRLHLLFVELVRAGIFYPQAYVRQLIVSGILEMNGPVVDLDRQKRHYRILKQLPGLFMCDALEEARIAERQKLLEAMHIYSNERRLVLRGLSCDQRKNSKTANISAQKPIHGKDGASLAPIEHWKASQSSSNVLPAKNVKNDFDVEELKMAISVLLHFPNNSSLSMEIGLDESQGSVKRDFGSIINKMDLLEGTPGCEECRRAKRQKLSEERSPYLQVHSPIPSDDEDTWWVRKGPKSLESFKVEAPLKSTKQVPRSRQKTVRKTQSLSQLAYSRIEGSQGASTSHVCDGRISCPHHKSGMEGETPKSADGIKTNHCGDIVTIGKALKKLHFGEKRTLTVWLMTVVRQLIEETEKTVVKVGQFGRSFTPVDDRSTIQWKFGEDELSAILYLMDLTNDLVPAVKFLLWLFPKVLSSSNFTIHAGRNVLMLPRNVDNQVCEVGEAFLLSSLRRYENILVAIDLIPQALSATMHRAAAVMASIGRVSGSTALVFARYLLKKYGNVGSVIEWEKSFKATCDKRLLSELESGRSVDGESGFPLGVPAGVEDLDEFFRQKIGGGRSSRVGMSMRDIVQRHIDDTCNYFLGKERKLFAAGPPKGPVFDKWDDGYQVAQLIITGIMDCFRQTGGAAQEGDPSLVSSAVSAIVSNIGPTIAKMPDFSGNNNINISSAAGSLNFSRHILRIHITCLCLLKEALGERQSRVFEIALATEASSALAGVFSPVKASRTQFQLSPEAHESNANMSNESLSSSTKLVFSRSTKIAAAVSALVIGAVIHGATSLERIVTVFRLKEGLDVIQFVRNTRSNSNGNARSIGAPRVDNSVEVYVHWFRLLVGNCRTVCDGLIVELLGKPYIVALSRMQRMLPLSLVFPPAYSIFAYLMWRPFIVNTNLATREDINQLYQSLTMAMVDAIKHLPFRDVCLRDSRGFYDLVAADGSDAEFAAMLELTVSDNHLKSTAFVPLRARIFLNAIIDCKMPQSLSALEDGNRISGHGESRVQYLESETKLLDKLVHVLDTLQPAKFHWQWVELRLLLNEQSLIEKIENHDMSLVDALRSSSPTPEKAAASENENNFIVVILTRLLVRPDAAPLFSEVFHLFGQSLEDSMLLQAKWFLGGQDVLFGRKTIRQRLISIAESKGLSTKPQFWKPWGWCNSGSHPSPKRGDKKFEVSSLEEGEVVEEGIDLKRYGKGSTQILDTEGSNVNLQHVTELALIELLLPCIDQSSDESRNTFANDLIKQFNGIEQQINAVTRGASKQAGLIPSGIEGPANKGNNRKVMRGGSPGLARRPAGTMDSAPPSPAALRASMSLRLQLLLRFLPIICGDGEPSGRSMRHTLASIILRLLGNRVVYEDADLSFYPTQNYFSKRELESPVEASLAASVDFSGESLFDRLLLVLHGLLSSCQPSWLRSKPTSKSSSEITKESSGLDREVAETLQNDLNRMPLPETIRLRIQTAMPILLPSVHWSVSCQPPSVPGAALALLQPSISTTGVHSCPPQRIPAPLARTAANTSGKFKSMPLQLDHDMEIDPWTLLEDGAGSGPSSSNTAVIGSGDQANLRASSWLKGAVRVRRTDLTYTGAMDEDS; this is encoded by the exons ATGCAATATCTCTTGGATGAGTTTTTCTCTAGAAACAATTTTCATTCTATTCCACATGGCAGAGATCGGTCAACACAAGTGCCTTATGCTGGGTCATTACAGCATAGGAGTGATCTGTCATCAACAGTCCTTGATGGTGAGGAGCCTTCCCTGCATTTCAAATGGTGGTACATGGCACGTCTCTTGCAATGGCACCATGCAGAAGGGCTacttcttccttctcttatCATTGATTGGGTTCTGAATCAACTACAG GAAAAGGATTTTCTCGAGATTTTGCAGTTTCTGTTGCCtattatatatggtgttttaGAAACTGTTGTTCTATCTCAAACATATGTACGGAGTCTCGCTGGGGTAGCTATTCGTTTCATTCGTGAACCTTCTCCTGGTGGATCAGATCTTGTAGATAATTCGCGGAAGGCATATACAACTTCTGCGCTGGTTGAGATGCTTCGCTATTTAATACTGGCTGTACCTGATACATTTGTTGCATTGGACTGCTTTCCCTTACCACCCTATGTAGTATCCCATGCAGTAAATGACGGGAATTTCATATCGAAGGTTTCTGCGGATgcggaaaagaaaaaaaatggttctGCAGAAGTTGCTTCATTGTTCAAAAGTAAAGCTATAGATGCTCAATATCAATCCTTGGCCTTTGATCATGTTGTTTCCTCTATTCAGAAACGTGCCAATAATCTTGCAACAGCTGCAAGACCTGGCTATCCAGGGCGTAGTCTGGCTAAAGCTGTACAGTCCTTGGATAAATCTCTTGTGCATGGAGATGTCAGAGGAGCTTGTAAATTTCTCTTTGAAGATCATTGTGATGGTGCTATTGCGGAAGGTTGGATTGCAGAAGTAAGCCGATGCCTAAGGTCATCGTTGAAGTGGATTGGGACTGTGACTTTATCATTTGTTTGTTCTGTGTTTTTCCTTTGTGAATGGGCAACATGTGATTACAGGGATTTTCGGACTGTCCCACCTGATAACCTTAAGTTTTCAGGCAGAAAAGATTTTTGTGAAGTATATATTGCAATTCGAATTTTAAAGCTGAAGGTAAAAGATTTGCAAAGTTCATCTCGAGGCAAGAGTGGGAACGCCCTTGGAATTAGTGGTGTTGGAAGGGGTTCCTCGCAGCAAAACTCTGGCAGGACATCTGTGGGAAATGTATTTGAAATTAATGACAGTTTGAGGAGTGTGGATCGAAGTTGTGTAAAGTCAGATATATTTGACAGCCCTGGTCCCTTACATGATATCATAGTCTGCTGGATTGATCAGCATGAAGTACGCAATGGAGAAGGTTGCAAACGCCTTCATCTACTCTTTGTGGAACTCGTACGTGCTGGCATATTTTACCCCCAGGCATATGTGAGACAGCTGATAGTAAGTGGAATATTGGAAATGAATGGACCTGTGGTTGACCTTGACAGACAGAAGAGACATTATCGAATATTGAAGCAGTTACCTGGGCTCTTTATGTGTGATGCTTTGGAAGAAGCAAGGATTGCTGAAAGGCAAAAACTTTTGGAGGCCATGCATATTTACTCAAATGAACGCCGCCTTGTACTTCGTGGATTGTCTTGCGATCAACggaaaaactcaaaaactgCAAATATATCAGCTCAGAAGCCCATCCATGGGAAGGATGGTGCTTCCTTAGCTCCCATTGAACACTGGAAAGCTTCTCAATCATCATCTAATGTATTACCTgctaaaaatgttaaaaatgattttgatgttgAGGAGCTGAAGATGGCCATCTCAGTACTGCTGCATTTTCCAAACAATTCATCTTTATCCATGGAAATTGGACTTGATGAATCTCAAGGGAGTGTCAAGAGGGATTTTGGGTCAATCATCAACAAGATGGATCTGTTGGAAGGTACACCTGGGTGTGAAGAATGTAGAAGGGCAAAGAGACAAAAATTAAGTGAGGAAAGGAGCCCATACCTTCAAGTACATTCACCTATTCCGTCAGACGATGAAGATACATGGTGGGTGAGGAAGGGGCCTAAATCTTTGGAGTCCTTCAAAGTTGAAGCTCCACTTAAGTCAACCAAGCAAGTCCCCAGGAGTCGGCAGAAGACTGTGCGTAAAACTCAAAGTCTTTCTCAGTTAGCATATTCTAGAATTGAGGGTAGCCAGGGAGCATCTACAAGTCACGTATGTGATGGTAGGATAAGCTGTCCTCACCATAAATCTGGAATGGAAGGAGAGACTCCTAAGTCAGCTGATGGGATCAAAACAAACCATTGCGGAGACATTGTTACCATTGGAAAGGCTTTAAAGAAGCTGCATTTTGGAGAAAAGAGGACACTTACAGTTTGGTTGATGACTGTTGTTAGGCAGCTTATTGAAGAGACAGAAAAGACTGTGGTCAAGGTTGGCCAGTTTGGTAGGTCTTTCACTCCTGTTGATGATCGGAGCACTATACAGTGGAAGTTTGGAGAGGATGAACTGTCTGCTATACTGTATTTGATGGATCTAACAAATGATTTAGTTCCAGCGGTCAAATTTCTCCTTTGGTTGTTTCCAAAGGTTCTCAGTAGCTCAAATTTTACAATCCATGCTGGGAGAAATGTTTTGATGCTGCCAAGGAATGTGGACAACCAAGTTTGTGAAGTAGGGGAGGCATTTCTTTTGTCATCCCTTCGAAG GTATGAGAACATACTTGTTGCGATAGATCTTATTCCTCAAGCTTTGTCGGCCACAATGCATCGTGCTGCAGCAGTTATGGCCTCAATTGGAAGAGTTTCTGGTTCAACTGCCCTAGTTTTTGCTCGATATCTTTTGAAGAAATATGGCAATGTGGGTAGTGTCATTGAATGGGAGAAGAGTTTCAAGGCTACATGTGATAAGAGACTTCTTTCTGAACTTGAATCTGGACGCTCAGTAGATGGAGAGTCGGGGTTTCCACTTGGAGTTCCTGCAGGAGTTGAGGATCTTGATGAATTTTTCCGTCAAAAGATAGGTGGTGGTCGGTCATCCAGAGTGGGTATGAGCATGAGAGATATAGTGCAACGACATATTGATGATACTTGTAACTATTTCCTTGGTAAAGAGAGAAAGCTTTTTGCTGCTGGTCCACCGAAAGGTCCTGTTTTTGACAAATGGGATGATGGATATCAGGTCGCTCAGCTAATAATTACAGGAATAATGGACTGCTTTAGGCAGACTGGTGGTGCCGCTCAAGAAGGGGACCCCTCATTAGTGTCTTCTGCTGTTTCTGCCATCGTTAGTAATATTGGACCAACTATAGCAAAAATGCCTGATTTTTCaggaaataataatataaacatttCATCTGCTGCAGGTTCATTGAATTTTTCTAGACACATTTTGCGTATCCATATAACTTGCCTATGCCTGCTTAAGGAAGCTCTGGGAGAGCGCCAAAGCCGTGTATTTGAGATAGCTCTTGCAACAGAAGCTTCTTCTGCCCTGGCTGGAGTTTTTTCTCCTGTAAAGGCATCTCGCACTCAGTTTCAGTTGTCTCCTGAAGCTCATGAATCCAATGCAAACATGTCAAATGAAAGTTTGAGCAGCTCTACAAAACTAGTGTTCAGCAGATCAACAAAAATTGCAGCTGCTGTGTCTGCCCTTGTGATTGGGGCAGTTATTCATGGGGCTACTAGCCTGGAGAGAATTGTAACTGTCTTCCGCTTGAAGGAAGGATTGGATGTAATTCAATTTGTGAGGAATACAAGATCCAATTCAAATGGTAATGCCCGTTCAATTGGGGCTCCGAGGGTGGATAACTCTGTTGAAGTTTATGTGCATTGGTTTAGACTGCTTGTGGGAAATTGTAGAACTGTCTGTGATGGACTGATTGTGGAACTCTTGGGTAAACCATACATAGTGGCACTTTCAAGGATGCAGCGAATGCTGCCTCTTAGCTTAGTCTTTCCACCTGCCTATTCAATATTTGCCTACCTTATGTGGCGGCCATTCATCGTGAACACAAACCTGGCAACTCGCGAAGACATCAACCAATTATATCAATCTTTAACAATGGCAATGGTTGATGCTATAAAACACTTGCCTTTTCGAGATGTATGCTTGAGAGATAGTCGGGGTTTCTATGATCTTGTAGCTGCAGATGGTAGTGATGCTGAATTTGCTGCCATGCTAGAGTTGACTGTTTCAGATAACCATTTAAAATCCACGGCCTTTGTTCCTCTCCGAGCCAGGATTTTTCTAAATGCCATCATTGACTGTAAAATGCCTCAATCACTATCTGCACTAGAAGATGGGAATCGGATTTCCGGACATGGTGAATCTAGAGTTCAATATTTGGAGAGTGAAACAAAACTTCTAGATAAGCTTGTACATGTCTTGGATACCCTGCAACCTGCAAAATTTCATTGGCAATGGGTGGAGCTCAGGCTTCTTTTGAATGAACAATCCCTCATTGAAAAAATCGAAAACCATGATATGTCCTTAGTGGATGCTTTACGGTCCTCCTCTCCTACTCCTGAAAAAGCTGCTGCTTCTGAGAATGAGAACAACTTTATTGTCGTCATCCTTACAAGGTTACTGGTCAGACCTGATGCAGCACCCCTTTTCTCAGAGGTGTTTCATCTTTTTGGACAGTCACTGGAAGATTCAATGCTGCTACAGGCTAAATGGTTCCTGGGAGGCCAGGATGTTCTTTTTGGTCGGAAGACGATCAGACAGAGGCTTATTAGTATTGCTGAGAGTAAAGGTCTATCAACAAAGCCCCAGTTTTGGAAGCCTTGGGGCTGGTGTAATTCTGGATCTCATCCATCACCAAAGAGGGGAGACAAGAAGTTCGAAGTCTCCTCTCTTGAGGAAGGAGAGGTTGTTGAAGAGGGAATAGACTTGAAAAGGTATGGAAAAGGGTCTACTCAAATATTGGACACTGAAGGTTCCAATGTCAACCTGCAGCATGTTACGGAGCTGGCTCTCATTGAATTACTTCTTCCTTGCATAGATCAAAGCTCTGATGAATCGCGAAATACCTTTGCAAATGATCTGATCAAGCAGTTTAATGGTATTGAGCAACAAATAAATGCAGTAACTCGTGGGGCCAGCAAACAGGCAGGATTAATACCTTCTGGAATTGAAGGACCAGCAAACAAAGGAAATAATCGCAAGGTTATGAGAGGTGGTAGTCCTGGCTTAGCTAGACGTCCTGCAGGCACAATGGATTCTGCTCCACCCTCCCCTGCAGCTTTGCGAGCTTCTATGTCATTGCGCTTGCAGTTACTCCTGAGATTTCTTCCCATCATTTGTGGAGATGG GGAACCATCGGGCCGGAGTATGAGGCACACACTTGCCTCGATAATACTTCGTCTCCTTGGAAATCGAGTTGTGTATGAAGATGCAGACCTTTCATTTTATCCCACGCAGAATTATTTTTCCAAGAGAGAGTTGGAGTCTCCTGTAGAAGCCTCTTTGGCTGCCTCTGTAGATTTTTCTGGTGAAAGTCTCTTTGATCGGTTATTGTTAGTTTTGCATGGCTTGTTGAGTAGTTGTCAGCCGAGTTGGCTGAGGTCAAAGCCTACCTCCAAGTCAAGCAGTGAAATTACAAAGGAATCTTCTGGACTTGATCGCGAGGTAGCAGAGACTCTGCAG AATGACTTAAATCGGATGCCACTGCCTGAAACAATTCGGTTGCGAATTCAAACTGCAATGCCAATTCTTCTTCCTTCTGTCCATTGGTCCGTCTCTTGCCAACCACCATCTGTTCCAGGTGCTGCCCTTGCTTTGCTTCAACCCAGCATCTCCACTACTGGGGTTCATTCTTGTCCACCCCAAAGGATTCCAGCTCCTTTGGCACGAACTGCAGCTAATACATCAGGGAAGTTCAAGTCAATGCCCTTGCAGCTGGATCACGATATGGAAATTGATCCATGGACTCTCTTGGAAGATGGTGCAGGATCTGGGCCATCTTCGAGTAACACGGCTGTGATAGGCAGCGGTGACCAAGCTAATCTTCGAGCATCCAGCTGGCTTAAGGGTGCTGTAAGGGTGAGGCGGACAGACCTCACCTATACTGGTGCCATGGATGAGGATAGCTGA